In Portunus trituberculatus isolate SZX2019 chromosome 44, ASM1759143v1, whole genome shotgun sequence, a single window of DNA contains:
- the LOC123518833 gene encoding lysozyme-like isoform X1, with protein MSLLQRSMILVTAVLCLSVIYVSADADVDANCLGCMCEAATRCNATTACHHSGGGYFCGPFHISWAYWADAKKPVLLHDDPNRQGAFEDCAKDLYCSASVVRTYMKTFAQKTEKGDCNGDGKIDCIDFAYMHRLGGYSCKDASFTKTAFYERFMTCWKVVQEAMPQTTTSSSNSSSIS; from the exons ATGTCTCTCCTGCAGCGTTCCATGATCCTCGTCACGGCCGTCCTCTGCCTCTCTGTGATCTACG TCAGTGCAGACGCAGATGTGGATGCCAACTGCCTGGGCTGTATGTGCGAGGCTGCCACAAGGTGCAATGCTACCACTGCTTGCCACCATTCTGGTGGTGGCTATTTCTGCGGCCCCTTCCACATCTCCTGGGCTTACTGGGCTGATGCCAAGAAGCCTGTCCTCCTGCACGATGATCCAAACCGGCAAGGAG CCTTTGAGGATTGCGCCAAGGACCTGTATTGCTCTGCTTCAGTTGTCAGGACGTACATGAAAACTTTTGCCCAG aaaacagagaaaggtgACTGCAATGGAGATGGGAAAATTGACTGCATTGATTTTGCTTACATGCATAGACTAGGTGGTTACAGCTGCAAGGATGCATCTTTCACCAAGACAGCCTTTTATGAAAGGTTCATGACTTGCTGGAAGGTGGTCCAAGAGGCAATGCCCCAAACTACTACTAGCTCTTCAAACTCTTCAAGCATTTCTTGA
- the LOC123518833 gene encoding lysozyme-like isoform X2, whose protein sequence is MSLLQRSMILVTAVLCLSVIYVSADADVDANCLGCMCEAATRCNATTACHHSGGGYFCGPFHISWAYWADAKKPVLLHDDPNRQGAFEDCAKDLYCSASVVRTYMKTFAQDCDGDGVITCKDYVRLHKLGRLGCSAPLPKDRFTSQFEECVTRLNVY, encoded by the exons ATGTCTCTCCTGCAGCGTTCCATGATCCTCGTCACGGCCGTCCTCTGCCTCTCTGTGATCTACG TCAGTGCAGACGCAGATGTGGATGCCAACTGCCTGGGCTGTATGTGCGAGGCTGCCACAAGGTGCAATGCTACCACTGCTTGCCACCATTCTGGTGGTGGCTATTTCTGCGGCCCCTTCCACATCTCCTGGGCTTACTGGGCTGATGCCAAGAAGCCTGTCCTCCTGCACGATGATCCAAACCGGCAAGGAG CCTTTGAGGATTGCGCCAAGGACCTGTATTGCTCTGCTTCAGTTGTCAGGACGTACATGAAAACTTTTGCCCAG gactgtgatggtgatggtgtaatAACCTGCAAAGATTACGTAAGGCTTCATAAGTTGGGCAGGCTGGGATGTTCAGCTCCCCTGCCCAAAGACCGCTTCACCAGCCAGTTTGAAGAATGTGTGACGCGCCTCAACGTGTACTA a